The following are encoded in a window of Rosa chinensis cultivar Old Blush chromosome 4, RchiOBHm-V2, whole genome shotgun sequence genomic DNA:
- the LOC112199235 gene encoding sugar transport protein MST4, with the protein MAGGFGAATGGKEFEAKITTLVIISCIMAATGGLMFGYDVGISGGVTSMPEFLKEFFPVVYKNQQIPGLAGNYCKYDNQGLQLFTSSLYLAALISTFFASYTTKTLGRKITMLIAGNLFLVGTAFNAAAVNLPMLIVGRLLLGCGVGFANQAIPLFLSEIAPTRIRGALNILFQLNITIGILVANLINYGTAKLAHGYGWRISLGLAGIPALLLTVGSLMVVDTPNSLIARGKLEEGKAILRRIRGADNVDPEYSEIVEASRAAAEVKNPFQNLLKRRNRPTLVIAIMMQIFQQFTGINAIMFYAPVLFQTLGFKSDASLYSAVITGLVNVLSTLVSVVFVDKAGRRMLLIEAGVQMFLSQMGVAIVMGLKVKDHSNNLGHGLGVLVLVFVCSFVASFAWSWGPLGWLIPSETFAVEARSAGQSVAVSTNMLFTFVIAQAFLSMLCHMKFGIFIFFSGWVLVMTLFAIFFIPETKNIPIDEMNDQVWKKHWYWKRYMDDFQDGPNGKYPQV; encoded by the exons ATGGCAGGGGGTTTTGGAGCGGCAACAGGGGGCAAAGAATTCGAAGCGAAGATCACCACACTCGTGATCATTTCTTGCATAATGGCCGCTACTGGGGGCCTTATGTTTGGCTACGATGTTGGCATTTCAG GGGGTGTTACATCGATGCCCGAATTTCTGAAGGAGTTCTTTCCAGTTGTCTATAAAAATCAACAAATTCCAGGACTTGCAGGAAATTACTGCAAATACGATAATCAAGGGCTGCAATTGTTCACATCTTCATTGTATCTTGCTGCTTTAATATCAACCTTCTTTGCGTCATACACAACTAAAACACTAGGTCGAAAGATTACCATGTTGATTGCTGGGAATTTATTTTTAGTTGGAACAGCATTTAATGCTGCAGCTGTGAACCTTCCAATGCTTATTGTTGGGAGGCTTTTACTTGGTTGTGGAGTTGGTTTTGCTAACCAG GCAATTCCACTATTTCTTTCTGAGATTGCACCCACAAGAATTCGTGGGGCACTCAATATACTCTTCCAGCTCAATATCACCATTGGCATTCTTGTTGCAAACTTGATCAATTACGGTACAGCGAA ACTTGCACACGGATATGGATGGAGAATATCGTTGGGTTTGGCTGGGATTCCGGCACTTCTGTTAACCGTGGGGTCTCTTATGGTGGTAGACACTCCTAACAGTTTGATCGCACGAGGTAAATTGGAGGAAGGAAAAGCAATTCTTAGAAGGATTCGTGGTGCTGATAATGTTGATCCAGAATACTCAGAAATTGTTGAGGCAAGTCGTGCGGCCGCAGAAGTGAAAAATCCTTTCCAAAATCTCCTTAAGCGAAGGAATAGGCCTACTCTGGTCATTGCAATTATGATGCAG ATCTTCCAACAATTCACAGGCATCAACGCTATCATGTTTTATGCTCCAGTTTTGTTCCAGACCTTGGGATTTAAGAGTGATGCTTCCCTATACTCAGCTGTTATAACTGGACTAGTCAATGTCCTCTCAACTCTTGTATCAGTCGTCTTTGTGGATAAAGCTGGTCGCCGAATGCTTTTGATCGAAGCTGGGGTTCAAATGTTCCTTTCTCAAATGGGAGTTGCAATAGTGATGGGACTCAAAGTTAAGGATCATTCAAACAACCTCGGACATGGCTTGGGAGTTCTTGTGTTGGTTTTCGTATGCAGCTTTGTGGCATCATTTGCATGGTCGTGGGGACCTCTTGGGTGGTTGATCCCTAGTGAGACATTCGCCGTTGAAGCTCGCTCTGCTGGCCAAAGTGTGGCTGTTAGTACTAACATGCTCTTCACATTTGTCATAGCACAGGCCTTCCTCTCAATGCTGTGTCACATGAAGTTTGGgatatttattttcttctcgGGTTGGGTCTTGGTCATGACACTCTTTGCGATCTTCTTTATTCCTGAGACCAAGAATATCCCCATTGATGAGATGAATGATCAAGTGTGGAAGAAACACTGGTATTGGAAAAGATACATGGATGACTTCCAAGATGGACCAAATGGAAAATATCCTCAAGTTTAA